A single region of the Gasterosteus aculeatus chromosome 1, fGasAcu3.hap1.1, whole genome shotgun sequence genome encodes:
- the LOC120827623 gene encoding NGFI-A-binding protein 1-like produces the protein MAAVLPRTLGELQLYRILQRANLLYYYEAFIQQGGDDVQQLCEAGEEEFLEIMALVGMASKPLHVRRLQKALRDWVTNPAIFNQPLTSLPVCSIPVYKLPEGSPALLGAQDRASSAGVKMPKAGGGASSDPGKLDVARDKASAGSPLQGGSEARFWSGHSNDSEHSLSPSDLGSPSSPRDTLEALDAAAVQSVLECVDRMAPGLPKADLSEVREQLKNNKKLAKMIGHIFEMSEEEPRREEEIRKYSAIYGRFDSKRRDGKHLTLHELTVNEAAAQLCMRDTALLTRRDELFGLARQISREVTYKYTYRTSKSRCGDRDEASPKRIKTEENFFDIQEALQAIHMRQEMLREQLACAKSKGEETVGRNLQMQLERLLARQMEILQDAAVQERLQALDWRIPPAALKYLNEAQGTNGAAEAGRDHQDERPINLRVVSQSMQEGDLPLGKQLANELKRHHHHNNNNNNNNSSSSTADDTKTPATENGTSQRASVSTERKTIKSEPEDAT, from the exons atGGCGGCGGTGTTGCCGAGGACGCTGGGTGAGCTGCAGCTCTACCGGATCCTGCAGCGAGCCAACCTGCTCTACTACTACGAGGCCTTCATCCAGCAGGGCGGCGACGACGTGCAGCAGCTGTGcgaggccggggaggaggagtTCCTGGAGATCATGGCCCTGGTGGGGATGGCCAGCAAGCCGCTGCACGTGCGGCGCCTGCAGAAGGCGCTGCGGGACTGGGTCACCAACCCGGCCATCTTCAACCAGCCGCTCACCTCGCTGCCCGTCTGCAGCATCCCCGTCTACAAGCTGCCCGAGGGCTCGCCCGCGCTGCTGGGCGCGCAGGACCGGGCCAGCAGCGCCGGCGTCAAGATGCCCAAGGCCGGCGGCGGCGCCTCCTCCGACCCGGGGAAGCTGGACGTGGCGCGGGACAAAGCGTCGGCCGGCTCGCCCCTGCAGGGCGGCAGCGAGGCCCGGTTCTGGTCGGGCCACAGCAACGACAGCGAGCACAGCCTGTCGCCGTCGGACCTGGGCTCGCCGTCCTCGCCGCGGGACACGCTGGAGGCCCTGGACGCCGCCGCCGTCCAGTCGGTCCTGGAGTGCGTGGACCGGATGGCGCCGGGGCTCCCCAAGGCCGACCTGTCcgaggtcagagagcagctgaagAACAACAAGAAACTGGCGAAGATGATCGGGCACATCTTCGAAATGAGCGAGGAGGAGCCGCGGCGGGAGGAGGAGATCCGCAAGTACAGCGCCATCTACGGCCGCTTCGACTCCAAGAGGAGGGACGGCAAACACCTGACGCTGCACGAG CTGACGGTGAACGAGGCGGCGGCCCAGCTGTGCATGAGGGACACGGCGCTGCTCACACGGCGGGACGAGCTCTTTGGACTCGCCCGGCAGATCTCCAGAGAGGTCACGTACAAATACACCTACCGCACCAGCAA GTCTCGCTGCGGAGACAGAGACGAGGCGTCCCCTAAGAGGATTAAAACAGAG GAGAACTTCTTCGACATCCAGGAGGCGCTGCAGGCCATCCACATGAGGCAGGAGATGCTGAGGGAGCAGCTGGCCTGCGCCAAGTCCAAAGGAGAAGAGACCGTGGGGCGCAATCTGCAG ATGCAGCTGGAGCGCCTGCTGGCCCGGCAGATGGAGATCCTGCAGGACGCCGCCGTGCAGGAGCGCCTGCAGGctctggactggaggatcccccccgccgccctgaAGTACCTCAACGAGGCCCAGGGCACCAACGGGGCCGCCGAGGCCGGCAGGGACCACCAGG ACGAGCGGCCGATCAACCTGCGCGTGGTGAGTCAGAGCATGCAGGAAGGCGACCTCCCATTGGGCAAGCAGCTAGCCAATGAGCTGAagcgccaccaccaccacaacaacaacaacaacaacaacaacagcagcagcagcacggcagACGACACCAAAACACCAGCAACAG AAAACGGGACATCGCAGCGAGCGAGCGTCAGCACCGAGAGGAAGACCATCAAGTCCGAGCCGGAAGACGCAACATAG
- the glsa gene encoding glutaminase a isoform X2, protein MLSFRSTVALRELFHTQLRRPLAGRVGILATPATAACAFATGASDGRWPGGGFGAPRRSAGRLGVRGFCSKGDGPNEAAKESSAEKKAGILPSLEDLLFYTIAEGQEKIPAHKFTTALKSTGLRTGDPRLKECMEMLKMTVKTTSDGALDRHLFKKCVQSNIVLLTQAFRKKFVIPDFQSFCAHMDELYVNAKSMSGGQVADYIPQLARFSPDLWAVSLCTVDGQRHTVGDTKVPFCLQSCVKPLKYAIAVHDHGTEYVHRFIGKEPSGLRFNKLFLNEEDKPHNPMVNAGAIVCTSLIKQGASNAEKFDYVMNFMNKLAGNEYVGFSNATFQSERESGDRNFAIGYYLKEKKCFPEGTDMTAILDFYFQLCSIEVTCESASVMAATLANGGFCPITGERVLSPESVRDTLSLMHSCGMYDFSGQFAFHVGLPAKSGVAGGILLVVPNVMGIMCWSPPLDKLGNSVRGIQFCTDLVSLCNFHNYDNLRHFAKKLDPRREGGDQRVKSVINLLFAAYTGDVSALRRFALSSMDMEQRDYDSRTALHVAAAEGHGEVVRFLLEACKVNPVPKDRWGNTPMDEAVHFGHHDVVTILRDYHTQYSPPETPEDKQSAEKNLDGLL, encoded by the exons ATGTTAAGCTTCCGGTCAACGGTCGCGCTCCGGGAGTTATTCCACACCCAGCTGAGACGGCCGTTGGCGGGGCGAGTCGGTATCCTAGCGACGCCCGCCACCGCCGCCTGCGCCTTCGCCACCGGCGCCTCGGATGGGAGGTGGCCGGGCGGAGGGTTCGGAGCCCCGCGGCGCTCGGCCGGGAGGCTCGGCGTGAGGGGCTTCTGCTCCAAGGGGGACGGACCGAACGAAGCCGCCAAGGAGTCCTCCGCGGAGAA GAAGGCAGGCATCCTGCCCAGTCTGGAGGACCTGCTCTTCTACACCATCGCAGAGGGCCAAGAGAAGATCCCTGCACACAAATTCACCACG GCTCTTAAGAGCACAGGGCTTCGCACAGGAGACCCCCGGCTGAAGGAATGTATGGAGATGCTGAAGATGACCGTGAAGACGACCTCTGACGGAGCGCTGGACCGACACCTCTTCAAAAA GTGTGTCCAGAGCAACATCGTTCTGCTCACCCAGGCCTTCAGGAAGAAGTTTGTCATCCCAGACTTCCAGTCCTTCTGCGCCCACATGGACGAGCTCTACGTCAACGCCAAAAGCATGTCGGGGGGGCAG GTGGCAGACTACATCCCCCAGCTGGCCCGCTTCAGCCCGGACCTGTGGGCCGTGTCGCTGTGCACCGTTGACGGGCAGAG GCACACCGTGGGCGACACCAAGGTCCCCTTCTGTCTGCAGTCGTGCGTGAAGCCGCTGAAATACGCCATCGCCGTGCACGACCACGGCACCGAGTACGTGCACCGCTTCATCGGCAAAGAGCCCAGCGGGCTGCGGTTCAACAAGCTCTTCCTCAACGAGGAAG ATAAACCACACAACCCCATGGTGAACGCTGGAGCCATCGTCTGCACCTCCCTCATCAAG CAAGGGGCGAGCAACGCCGAGAAGTTTGATTAT GTCATGAACTTCATGAACAAACTGGCGGGAAACGAGTACGTCGGCTTCAGCAACGCCAC CTTCCAGTCGGAGCGGGAGTCTGGAGACAGAAACTTTGCCATCGGCTACTacctgaaggagaagaag TGCTTTCCAGAGGGGACGGACATGACCGCCATCCTCGACTTCTACTTCCAG TTGTGCTCCATCGAGGTGACCTGCGAGAGCGCCAGCGTCATGGCGGCCACTCTGGCCAACGGCGGCTTCTGTCCAATCACAGGGGAGCGCGTGCTGAGCCCCGAGTCGGTGCGCGACACCCTGAGTCTCATGCACTCCTGCGGCATGTACGACTTCTCCGGGCAGTTCGCTTTCCAC GTCGGCCTGCCGGCTAAATCTGGGGTGGCCGGTGGGATCCTGCTGGTGGTCCCCAACGTGATGGGCATCATGTGCTGGTCTCCTCCGCTGGACAAGCTGGGCAACAGCGTCAGAGGCATCCAGTTCTGCACC GACCTGGTTTCTCTTTGTAACTTCCACAACTACGACAACCTGAGACACTTTGCTAAGAAGCTGGATCCTCGTCGGGAGGGAGGAGACCAGCGG GTGAAGTCGGTGATCAATCTGCTGTTTGCTGCTTACACGGGAGACGTCTCGGCCCTGAGGAG GTTTGCGTTGTCCTCCATGGACATGGAGCAGAGGGACTACGACTCCAGGACGGCCCTGCACGTGGCAGCTGCTGAAG gacatGGGGAGGTGGTTCGCTTCCTGCTGGAGGCCTGTAAAGTAAACCCAGTTCCCAAAGACAG GTGGGGGAACACGCCGATGGACGAGGCGGTGCACTTTGGCCACCACGACGTGGTGACCATCCTCCGGGACTACCACACCCAGTACAGCCCTCCGGAGACCCCCGAGGACAAGCAGAGCGCCGAGAAGAACCTGGACGGGCTGCTGTGA
- the glsa gene encoding glutaminase a isoform X1 — MLSFRSTVALRELFHTQLRRPLAGRVGILATPATAACAFATGASDGRWPGGGFGAPRRSAGRLGVRGFCSKGDGPNEAAKESSAEKRRKAGILPSLEDLLFYTIAEGQEKIPAHKFTTALKSTGLRTGDPRLKECMEMLKMTVKTTSDGALDRHLFKKCVQSNIVLLTQAFRKKFVIPDFQSFCAHMDELYVNAKSMSGGQVADYIPQLARFSPDLWAVSLCTVDGQRHTVGDTKVPFCLQSCVKPLKYAIAVHDHGTEYVHRFIGKEPSGLRFNKLFLNEEDKPHNPMVNAGAIVCTSLIKQGASNAEKFDYVMNFMNKLAGNEYVGFSNATFQSERESGDRNFAIGYYLKEKKCFPEGTDMTAILDFYFQLCSIEVTCESASVMAATLANGGFCPITGERVLSPESVRDTLSLMHSCGMYDFSGQFAFHVGLPAKSGVAGGILLVVPNVMGIMCWSPPLDKLGNSVRGIQFCTDLVSLCNFHNYDNLRHFAKKLDPRREGGDQRVKSVINLLFAAYTGDVSALRRFALSSMDMEQRDYDSRTALHVAAAEGHGEVVRFLLEACKVNPVPKDRWGNTPMDEAVHFGHHDVVTILRDYHTQYSPPETPEDKQSAEKNLDGLL; from the exons ATGTTAAGCTTCCGGTCAACGGTCGCGCTCCGGGAGTTATTCCACACCCAGCTGAGACGGCCGTTGGCGGGGCGAGTCGGTATCCTAGCGACGCCCGCCACCGCCGCCTGCGCCTTCGCCACCGGCGCCTCGGATGGGAGGTGGCCGGGCGGAGGGTTCGGAGCCCCGCGGCGCTCGGCCGGGAGGCTCGGCGTGAGGGGCTTCTGCTCCAAGGGGGACGGACCGAACGAAGCCGCCAAGGAGTCCTCCGCGGAGAA GAGAAGGAAGGCAGGCATCCTGCCCAGTCTGGAGGACCTGCTCTTCTACACCATCGCAGAGGGCCAAGAGAAGATCCCTGCACACAAATTCACCACG GCTCTTAAGAGCACAGGGCTTCGCACAGGAGACCCCCGGCTGAAGGAATGTATGGAGATGCTGAAGATGACCGTGAAGACGACCTCTGACGGAGCGCTGGACCGACACCTCTTCAAAAA GTGTGTCCAGAGCAACATCGTTCTGCTCACCCAGGCCTTCAGGAAGAAGTTTGTCATCCCAGACTTCCAGTCCTTCTGCGCCCACATGGACGAGCTCTACGTCAACGCCAAAAGCATGTCGGGGGGGCAG GTGGCAGACTACATCCCCCAGCTGGCCCGCTTCAGCCCGGACCTGTGGGCCGTGTCGCTGTGCACCGTTGACGGGCAGAG GCACACCGTGGGCGACACCAAGGTCCCCTTCTGTCTGCAGTCGTGCGTGAAGCCGCTGAAATACGCCATCGCCGTGCACGACCACGGCACCGAGTACGTGCACCGCTTCATCGGCAAAGAGCCCAGCGGGCTGCGGTTCAACAAGCTCTTCCTCAACGAGGAAG ATAAACCACACAACCCCATGGTGAACGCTGGAGCCATCGTCTGCACCTCCCTCATCAAG CAAGGGGCGAGCAACGCCGAGAAGTTTGATTAT GTCATGAACTTCATGAACAAACTGGCGGGAAACGAGTACGTCGGCTTCAGCAACGCCAC CTTCCAGTCGGAGCGGGAGTCTGGAGACAGAAACTTTGCCATCGGCTACTacctgaaggagaagaag TGCTTTCCAGAGGGGACGGACATGACCGCCATCCTCGACTTCTACTTCCAG TTGTGCTCCATCGAGGTGACCTGCGAGAGCGCCAGCGTCATGGCGGCCACTCTGGCCAACGGCGGCTTCTGTCCAATCACAGGGGAGCGCGTGCTGAGCCCCGAGTCGGTGCGCGACACCCTGAGTCTCATGCACTCCTGCGGCATGTACGACTTCTCCGGGCAGTTCGCTTTCCAC GTCGGCCTGCCGGCTAAATCTGGGGTGGCCGGTGGGATCCTGCTGGTGGTCCCCAACGTGATGGGCATCATGTGCTGGTCTCCTCCGCTGGACAAGCTGGGCAACAGCGTCAGAGGCATCCAGTTCTGCACC GACCTGGTTTCTCTTTGTAACTTCCACAACTACGACAACCTGAGACACTTTGCTAAGAAGCTGGATCCTCGTCGGGAGGGAGGAGACCAGCGG GTGAAGTCGGTGATCAATCTGCTGTTTGCTGCTTACACGGGAGACGTCTCGGCCCTGAGGAG GTTTGCGTTGTCCTCCATGGACATGGAGCAGAGGGACTACGACTCCAGGACGGCCCTGCACGTGGCAGCTGCTGAAG gacatGGGGAGGTGGTTCGCTTCCTGCTGGAGGCCTGTAAAGTAAACCCAGTTCCCAAAGACAG GTGGGGGAACACGCCGATGGACGAGGCGGTGCACTTTGGCCACCACGACGTGGTGACCATCCTCCGGGACTACCACACCCAGTACAGCCCTCCGGAGACCCCCGAGGACAAGCAGAGCGCCGAGAAGAACCTGGACGGGCTGCTGTGA
- the glsa gene encoding glutaminase a isoform X3 yields MEMLKMTVKTTSDGALDRHLFKKCVQSNIVLLTQAFRKKFVIPDFQSFCAHMDELYVNAKSMSGGQVADYIPQLARFSPDLWAVSLCTVDGQRHTVGDTKVPFCLQSCVKPLKYAIAVHDHGTEYVHRFIGKEPSGLRFNKLFLNEEDKPHNPMVNAGAIVCTSLIKQGASNAEKFDYVMNFMNKLAGNEYVGFSNATFQSERESGDRNFAIGYYLKEKKCFPEGTDMTAILDFYFQLCSIEVTCESASVMAATLANGGFCPITGERVLSPESVRDTLSLMHSCGMYDFSGQFAFHVGLPAKSGVAGGILLVVPNVMGIMCWSPPLDKLGNSVRGIQFCTDLVSLCNFHNYDNLRHFAKKLDPRREGGDQRVKSVINLLFAAYTGDVSALRRFALSSMDMEQRDYDSRTALHVAAAEGHGEVVRFLLEACKVNPVPKDRWGNTPMDEAVHFGHHDVVTILRDYHTQYSPPETPEDKQSAEKNLDGLL; encoded by the exons ATGGAGATGCTGAAGATGACCGTGAAGACGACCTCTGACGGAGCGCTGGACCGACACCTCTTCAAAAA GTGTGTCCAGAGCAACATCGTTCTGCTCACCCAGGCCTTCAGGAAGAAGTTTGTCATCCCAGACTTCCAGTCCTTCTGCGCCCACATGGACGAGCTCTACGTCAACGCCAAAAGCATGTCGGGGGGGCAG GTGGCAGACTACATCCCCCAGCTGGCCCGCTTCAGCCCGGACCTGTGGGCCGTGTCGCTGTGCACCGTTGACGGGCAGAG GCACACCGTGGGCGACACCAAGGTCCCCTTCTGTCTGCAGTCGTGCGTGAAGCCGCTGAAATACGCCATCGCCGTGCACGACCACGGCACCGAGTACGTGCACCGCTTCATCGGCAAAGAGCCCAGCGGGCTGCGGTTCAACAAGCTCTTCCTCAACGAGGAAG ATAAACCACACAACCCCATGGTGAACGCTGGAGCCATCGTCTGCACCTCCCTCATCAAG CAAGGGGCGAGCAACGCCGAGAAGTTTGATTAT GTCATGAACTTCATGAACAAACTGGCGGGAAACGAGTACGTCGGCTTCAGCAACGCCAC CTTCCAGTCGGAGCGGGAGTCTGGAGACAGAAACTTTGCCATCGGCTACTacctgaaggagaagaag TGCTTTCCAGAGGGGACGGACATGACCGCCATCCTCGACTTCTACTTCCAG TTGTGCTCCATCGAGGTGACCTGCGAGAGCGCCAGCGTCATGGCGGCCACTCTGGCCAACGGCGGCTTCTGTCCAATCACAGGGGAGCGCGTGCTGAGCCCCGAGTCGGTGCGCGACACCCTGAGTCTCATGCACTCCTGCGGCATGTACGACTTCTCCGGGCAGTTCGCTTTCCAC GTCGGCCTGCCGGCTAAATCTGGGGTGGCCGGTGGGATCCTGCTGGTGGTCCCCAACGTGATGGGCATCATGTGCTGGTCTCCTCCGCTGGACAAGCTGGGCAACAGCGTCAGAGGCATCCAGTTCTGCACC GACCTGGTTTCTCTTTGTAACTTCCACAACTACGACAACCTGAGACACTTTGCTAAGAAGCTGGATCCTCGTCGGGAGGGAGGAGACCAGCGG GTGAAGTCGGTGATCAATCTGCTGTTTGCTGCTTACACGGGAGACGTCTCGGCCCTGAGGAG GTTTGCGTTGTCCTCCATGGACATGGAGCAGAGGGACTACGACTCCAGGACGGCCCTGCACGTGGCAGCTGCTGAAG gacatGGGGAGGTGGTTCGCTTCCTGCTGGAGGCCTGTAAAGTAAACCCAGTTCCCAAAGACAG GTGGGGGAACACGCCGATGGACGAGGCGGTGCACTTTGGCCACCACGACGTGGTGACCATCCTCCGGGACTACCACACCCAGTACAGCCCTCCGGAGACCCCCGAGGACAAGCAGAGCGCCGAGAAGAACCTGGACGGGCTGCTGTGA